The following coding sequences lie in one Euhalothece natronophila Z-M001 genomic window:
- the urtB gene encoding urea ABC transporter permease subunit UrtB has translation MVNCLVFANALPLLNQFVSGLSIVGILLLTALGLAITFGVMRIINLAHGEFITVGAYSSLLVQDALGLDLVMSIPISFLIAGLVGAITEVSVIRRLYGRPLETLLATWGLSIVLRGVIRLLFGAQQQYVQSPPYLSGSVTLLSVEDSSDITLSYYRLFIIGIALALLFLTALLLYGTGLGRKMRAVTQNRQMAECLGVNTKLVDLLTFAYGCGLAGIAGTVMSAFSTVAPEMGQNYLLDSWMVVVAGGVDQLFGTLAGAILIGEGNAMIAYFTNDPTARVIILLGVIVLIRYRPEGLFTVQKRS, from the coding sequence CTCAACCAATTCGTCAGTGGGCTTAGTATTGTCGGGATTTTGCTTTTAACGGCTCTCGGCTTGGCGATTACCTTTGGGGTAATGCGGATTATTAATCTCGCTCATGGAGAGTTCATTACTGTAGGGGCTTATTCCAGCCTTTTGGTGCAAGATGCACTCGGGTTAGATTTAGTAATGAGCATTCCCATCTCATTTCTCATCGCTGGTCTAGTAGGCGCAATAACGGAAGTAAGCGTCATTCGTCGGCTTTATGGTCGTCCTCTAGAAACCCTACTGGCGACTTGGGGCTTGAGTATTGTCTTACGAGGAGTGATACGACTCTTATTTGGCGCACAACAGCAGTATGTACAATCGCCCCCTTATTTATCGGGGAGTGTGACCTTATTATCCGTTGAAGATAGCAGTGATATTACCCTATCTTATTATCGCCTTTTCATTATTGGCATTGCCCTTGCCTTACTCTTCCTGACAGCATTGCTTCTCTATGGCACAGGGTTAGGGCGAAAAATGCGGGCTGTGACGCAGAATCGACAAATGGCAGAATGTTTGGGCGTTAATACCAAATTAGTTGATTTACTCACCTTTGCCTATGGTTGCGGTTTAGCAGGGATTGCTGGCACAGTGATGTCTGCTTTTAGTACCGTTGCTCCCGAAATGGGTCAAAATTATTTACTCGATTCTTGGATGGTGGTTGTTGCTGGTGGGGTGGATCAATTATTTGGCACTCTCGCAGGAGCGATTTTAATTGGAGAAGGTAATGCCATGATTGCCTACTTTACCAATGATCCCACTGCCCGAGTCATTATTTTACTAGGGGTGATTGTGCTTATCCGCTATCGTCCAGAAGGGTTATTTACAGTACAAAAACGAAGTTAG